The Microbacterium sp. zg-Y1090 sequence GCGCTCGGCTACCGCAACTGGCAGGGGTTGGTGACCGGCACGCTCACCGCCGAGCTCGTCAAGAACGGCCGCTCCTTCACCCGCCGAATGAACGACGACCGCCGCTACACCGCCCCCGACGGGTCGGAGTTCGCCCTCCCCGGCCGCTCGCTGCTGCTCGTGCGCAACGTGGGGCACCTGATGACCACGGACGCCATCACGGATGCCGCGGGGGAGTCGGTGCCCGAAGGCATCCTCGATGCGATCATGACCGCCGTCGGCGCGCTGCCCGACCTGCGCGGCGACCGGGCGGGGACGAACTCCCGCACCGGGTCGCTGTACATCGTGAAGCCCAAGATGCACGGGCCGGCGGAGGTCGCCTTCACCGTGGAGCTGTTCTCCCGCGTCGAGGATCTCCTGGGCCTGCCGGCGAACACCCTCAAGGTGGGCATCATGGACGAGGAGCGGCGCACCACGCTCAACCTGCGGGCGGCGATCGCCGAGGCCGCCGACCGCATCGTGTTCATCAACACCGGGTTCCTCGACCGCACCGGCGACGAGATCCACACGTCGCTGCAGGCCGGACCCGTCGTGCCGAAGGCCGCCATCAAAGCCCAGCCGTTCCTCGGCGCGTACGAGGACGCCAACGTGGATGCCGGGCTCGGCGCCGGGTTCATCGGCCGCGCCCAGATCGGCAAGGGGATGTGGGCCATGCCCGACCTCATGCACGACATGCTGGAGCAGAAGATCGCTCAGGTGCGCTCGGGGGCGACGACGGCGTGGGTTCCCTCGCCCACCGCGGCCACTCTGCACGCCCTGCACTACCACCAGGTCGACGTCGCCGAGGTGCAGCGCACCGTCGCGGAGCGGCCCCCGCGGGGCATCGACGACATCCTGATCCCGCCGCTGCAGACAGAGCCGCTCGGCCGCGACGCGGTGCTGGCCGAGGTCGACAACAACGTGCAGTCGATCCTCGGGTACGTGGTGCGGTGGATCGACCAGGGTGTCGGATGCTCGAAGGTCCCGGACATCAACGGCGTCGCGCTGATGGAGGACCGGGCCACGCTGCGCATCTCGAGCCAGCTGCTCGCCAACTGGCTCGCGCACGGGGTGATCGACGCCGCTGACGTCGACCGCAGCCTCGAGAAGCTCGCGGGGGTCGTCGACGCGCAGAACGCCGGCGACCCCGACTACGAGCCGCTGCTCGACGACGAGGGGCATGGCCGCGGCATCGCGTTCGAGTCCGCCCGCCGCCTGATCGTCGAGGGCGCCGCGCAGCCGAACGGCTACACCGAGCCGATCCTGCACGAGATGCGCCGCCGCAAGAAGGCTGCGCTCGCCGCGGTGTGAGTGGTCGCGACTTCGGGTGAACCCTCGGCGTTGAGAGGGGGCGCGCGCGGAGCGCCCGTGGGTATTCACGGGCACGTCGGGGTGTCGTTCCGCGCACATGAGTGGACTCTCATGTCCACCGCTGGCAACCGCCCTCAGGGCGTCGGTGGCCGCTGGTAGCGTCGGGAGAATCCGGTACACCGCCGTGCCTTTTTCAGGAGAGACCGTGCCACTGACGCCCCCCTCCCGCGCCCGCCGCCTGCTGGCATCCTTCGCCGCCGCGGCATTGGTCCTCACCGGATCGGCCGTCGTCACGGCGGCGCCCGCGCTCGCCGCCGACCGCACGTTCGCCCTCGTCGGCAGCCTGCAGAGCGAGCTGGGCTGCTCCGACGACTGGCAGCCCGACTGCGCCGCGACCGAGCTCGCGGCGACCGACGAGGCGGGCATCTTCGCGGCCGAGTTCGAGGTGCCCGCAGGCAGCTACGAGTACAAGGTCGCCGTCAACGACACCTGGGATGAGGCGTACGGACTCGACGGGGGCGCCGACAACATCCCGCTGACCATCGACGGCCCGGCGACCCTGCGCTTCGTCTTCGACGACACCACCCACCGTGTGGGCCTCGAGGCGCTGAGCGTCCGCGGCGAGTACGACGGCGACGCCGACGGCGACCTCGTCGCCCCGCCGGTGCGCCAGCCCGGCGCCGCCGAGCAGTTCTACTTCGTGATGACCGATCGCTTCGCCAACGGCGACCTCGGCAACGACACCGGCGGCATCGAGGGCGACCGCTTCGCGCACGGCTTCGACCCGACCGACAAGGGCTTCTACAACGGCGGCGACCTCGCGGGCCTGCGCTCACAGCTCGACTACATCGCCGGCCTCGGCACCACGGCGATCTGGCTCACCCCGAGCTTCGCCAACCGGCCGGTGCAGGGGGAAGGGGCGGATGCCAGTGCCGGCTACCACGGCTACTGGATCACCGACTTCACGCAGATCGACCCGCACCTGGGCACCAACGCCGAACTCGAGGCCCTCATCGCCGAGGCGCACGCGCAGGACATCAAGGTCTACTTCGACATCATCACCAACCACACCGCCGACGTCATCGGCTACGAAGAGGGCGTCTACGACTACGTCGACGCGGCGACCGAGCCCTACCGCGACGCCGCGGGCAACGCCTTCGACCCCGCCGACTACGCGGGCACCGGCGACTTCCCCGCCCTCGACGCCGCGACGAGCTTCCCGTACACCCCGGTCGTCGACCCCGCCCTGCAGGACGCGAAGACCCCCGCGTGGCTGAACGACCCGACGCTGTACCACAACCGCGGAAACACGGTCTGGGAGGGCGAGTCGGTGACCCTCGGCGACTTCGACGGGCTCGACGACCTCATGACCGAGCACCCCACGGTCGTCGAGGGCTTCGTCGACGTCTACCAGGACTGGATCGACCTCGGCATCGACGGCTTCCGCATCGACACCGTCAAGCACGTGAACCCGGAGTTCTGGGAGCAGTGGTCCACCGAGGTGCTGGACTACGCCCGCGACGTCGCAGGCAAGCCCGACTTCTTCATGTTCGGCGAGGTGTACGACGCCGACCCCGCGAAGCTCGCACCCTACGTGCGCGACACCGACATGAACTCGGTGCTCGACTTCGCGTTCCAGTCCGCCGCCGTCGGCTACGCCGCGGGCAACAGCGCCCGTGGACTGCAGTCCCTGTACGCCGGCGACGATCGCTACACGACCCCGGATTCCTCGGCCACGGCCCTCCCCACCTTCCTCGGCAACCATGACATGGGCCGCGTCGGCTACCTGCTGAAGTCGGCCCCCGACGCGCTGCAGCGCGATCTGCTCGCCCACGAGCTGATGTTCTTCGGCCGCGGGCAGCCGGTGGTCTACTACGGCGACGAGCAGGGCTTCGCCGGTCCCGGCGGCGACAAGAGCGCCCGCCAGACCCTCTTCGCCAGCGCCGTGCCCGAGTACCGCGACCAGAACCTGATCACCGGCGAGGTCGCAGGCGCCGTCGACCGCTACGACACCGATGCACCGATCTACACGCACATCGCCGAGCTCGCGCAGCTGCGCGAGGAGCACCCCGCCCTCGTCACCGGCGCGCAGATCGAGCGCCGCGCCGACAACGGTGCCGGCGTGTACGCGTTCTCCCGCGTCGACCGCGACGAGAAGGTCGACTACCTCGTCGCGCTGAACAACACCGCCGCCCCCGCGACGGCGCAGATCCCCACCCTCACCGCCGACGCCGGGTTCGCCCCGGTGTACGGCGCCGACACCGCCGTGGCGGCCGGCTCCGATGCCGTGGTCGAGCTCACCGTGCCGGCGCTGTCGGCCGTCGTCTACCGCGCCGACACCCCCGTCACCGACCCCGCCGGCGCCCCCGCGATCACCGTCCAGGCCCCGACGCCCGGCGCCGCACTCAGCGGCTCGGTCGCCGTCTCGGCCGACGTCGACGACTCCACGTGGCAGGAGACGAGCTTCGCCTGGCGCGTGGTCGGCTCCGACGAGTGGCGGCCGCTCGGCACCGCCGAGAGCACCAGCCCGCGTGTCTTCCACGACATCCGCGACCTCGCGGCGGGCACCCTCGTGGAGTACCGGGCCGTCACGACGGATGCCGGCGGCGACCGCGCCGCGGCATCCACCTACGCCTCCGTGGGCAACGCCGTCTCGCTCGAGGTCCCCGAAGAGCCCGAGCAGCCGATCGACATGGTGACCATCGCCGGCAGCCTCAACTCCGAGCTCGGCTGCCCTGGCGACTGGACCCCCGGCTGTGAAGCGGCGAACCTGACGCTCGGCGCCGACGGCATCTGGGCGCGCACGTTCGACCTGCCCGCCGGCGACTACGAGTACAAGGCCGCGCTCAACGGCTCGTGGGATCTCAACTACGGCGCCGGTGGCGTGGCGAACGGCGCGAACATCGCGATTTCGCACCCCGGCGGGGCCATCTCGTTCTACTTCGACCCGCGCAGCAACATCGTGCAGTCCAGCGCCGAGGGGCCCATCGTCACGCTCCCCGGCTCCGTGCAGAGCGAGCTGGGCTGCGCCGGCGACTGGATGCCGGAGTGCCTCGCGACCCTCATGGCCGACGCCGACCGCGACGGGGTGTACGAGTTCACCACCGACGCGATCCCCGCAGGCGCCTACGAGATCAAGGTCGCGCACGGCCTCAGCTGGGACGAGAACTACGGTGTCGGCGGCGCGCCCGGCGGCGCGAACTACGCGTTCACCGTCGCCGAGGGCACCGTCGTGGTCTTCCGCTACACCCTGGCGACCCATGTGCTCGCGATCGACGTCGCCGACCCGCCGCTGGCGGGAGTCGGCCAGTCGCGCGCGCACTGGATCGACGCCGAGACCCTCGCGTGGCCGGCCGACCTGGGCGCCGACGCGGCGGATGCCACCTGGCAGCTGCACGCCGCAGCCGACGCGTCACTGGCCGTCACCGACGACGGCGTCACCGGCGGTGAGAGCATCGACCTCGAGCGGGTCGACGGCGGTCTCACCGAGTCCCAGCGCGAGCGGTTCCCGGCACTGGCCGGGTTCGTCGCGCTGCGCGTCCCCGATGCGGATGCCGCCGGCGAGCTGCTGCGCGGCCAGCTGATGGTGTCGCAGCAGGGCGGTGACGGTGCGCTCTCCGCGGCCACCGGCGTGCAGATCCCGGGCGTGCTCGACGACCTCTACGCCGACGCGGCGGCCGACGCCGACCTCGGCGTGACGTTCCGCGGCAACAAGCCCACCTTCCGGCTGTGGGCCCCGACCGCGCAGTCGGTGACCCTGCTGACCTGGGACGGCCCCACCGGCCACACCGCGCGCGACGAAGGCACGCCGACGCGCCATGAGGCGACGCGCGATGCGGCATCCGGTGTCTGGGAAGTGGCGGGCAAGCGCGACCTCACGGGCGACGAGTTCCTGTGGGAGGTCGTGGTCTACGCCCCCGAGACCGGGGCGATCGAGACCAATCTTGTCACCGACCCGTACTCGCACGCGCTCACGACGAACTCCGTGCGGTCGGTCGCTGTCGACCTGGCCGACAAGGAGTGGAAGCCGCGGGCCTGGGAGCGCACGAAGGCACCCGTGATCGATCGCCCCGTGGACCGGGCGATCTACGAGCTGCACGTGCGCGACTTCTCCCTCACCGACATATCGGTGCCCGAGGCGGAGCGGGGCACCTACCGCGCCTTCACCCGCGACAGCGCCGGAACCCAGCAGCTGCGACAGCTGGCGGATGCCGGCATCAACACCGTGCACCTGCTCCCCACCTTCGACATCGCCACGATCGAGGAGGATCGGGCGGCGCAGGCGCAGCCCGCGTGCGACCTGGCGTCGTACGGCCCGGCGTCCGCCGAGCAGCAGGCGTGCGTCGAAGCCATCGCCGACGCCGACGGCTTCAACTGGGGCTACGACCCCTACCACTTCACCGCTCCCGAAGGCTCGTACGCCGTCGACCCCGAGGGCGGGGCGCGCGTGCACGAGTTCCGCGAGATGGTGGGTGCCCTTCACGGCATGGGCCTGCAGGTGGTGCTCGACCAGGTGTTCAACCACACCGCGCAGTCGGGCCAGGGTGAGAAGTCGGTGCTCGACCGGGTCGTCCCCGGCTACTACCACCGGCTGAACCTCACCGGCGGCGTGGAGACCTCCACCTGCTGCCAGAACGTCGCCACCGAGCACGAGCTGGCCGAGAAGCTGATGGTCGATTCCGTCGTCACCTGGGCGCGCGACTACAAGGTCGACGGGTTCCGGTTCGACCTCATGGGTCACCACTCGACGGCGAACATGCAGGCCGTTCGCGACGCGCTCGACGCGCTCACGATGAAGAAGGACGGCGTCGACGGGTCGAAGGTCTACCTCTACGGAGAGGGATGGAACTTCGGCGAGGTCGCCGACGACGCCCTGTTCCCGCAGGCCCGGCAGGGAAACCTCGGCGGGACCGGCGTCGGCACCTTCAGCGACCGCCTGCGCGACGCCGTGCACGGCGGCAGCCCGGTGGCAGGCGAGACGGTGCAGCAGCAGGGCTTCGGCACGGGCCTCGGAACCGACCCGAACGGCAATCCCATCAACGGCACCCCCGAGCAGGCGCTGGCCGACCTCGCACACCAAACCGACCTGGTGAAGCTGGGCCTCGCGGGCAACCTGCGGGACTTCACCCTCACCGACTCCACCGGCACCGTGCGCGCCGGTG is a genomic window containing:
- the pulA gene encoding pullulanase-type alpha-1,6-glucosidase, which gives rise to MPLTPPSRARRLLASFAAAALVLTGSAVVTAAPALAADRTFALVGSLQSELGCSDDWQPDCAATELAATDEAGIFAAEFEVPAGSYEYKVAVNDTWDEAYGLDGGADNIPLTIDGPATLRFVFDDTTHRVGLEALSVRGEYDGDADGDLVAPPVRQPGAAEQFYFVMTDRFANGDLGNDTGGIEGDRFAHGFDPTDKGFYNGGDLAGLRSQLDYIAGLGTTAIWLTPSFANRPVQGEGADASAGYHGYWITDFTQIDPHLGTNAELEALIAEAHAQDIKVYFDIITNHTADVIGYEEGVYDYVDAATEPYRDAAGNAFDPADYAGTGDFPALDAATSFPYTPVVDPALQDAKTPAWLNDPTLYHNRGNTVWEGESVTLGDFDGLDDLMTEHPTVVEGFVDVYQDWIDLGIDGFRIDTVKHVNPEFWEQWSTEVLDYARDVAGKPDFFMFGEVYDADPAKLAPYVRDTDMNSVLDFAFQSAAVGYAAGNSARGLQSLYAGDDRYTTPDSSATALPTFLGNHDMGRVGYLLKSAPDALQRDLLAHELMFFGRGQPVVYYGDEQGFAGPGGDKSARQTLFASAVPEYRDQNLITGEVAGAVDRYDTDAPIYTHIAELAQLREEHPALVTGAQIERRADNGAGVYAFSRVDRDEKVDYLVALNNTAAPATAQIPTLTADAGFAPVYGADTAVAAGSDAVVELTVPALSAVVYRADTPVTDPAGAPAITVQAPTPGAALSGSVAVSADVDDSTWQETSFAWRVVGSDEWRPLGTAESTSPRVFHDIRDLAAGTLVEYRAVTTDAGGDRAAASTYASVGNAVSLEVPEEPEQPIDMVTIAGSLNSELGCPGDWTPGCEAANLTLGADGIWARTFDLPAGDYEYKAALNGSWDLNYGAGGVANGANIAISHPGGAISFYFDPRSNIVQSSAEGPIVTLPGSVQSELGCAGDWMPECLATLMADADRDGVYEFTTDAIPAGAYEIKVAHGLSWDENYGVGGAPGGANYAFTVAEGTVVVFRYTLATHVLAIDVADPPLAGVGQSRAHWIDAETLAWPADLGADAADATWQLHAAADASLAVTDDGVTGGESIDLERVDGGLTESQRERFPALAGFVALRVPDADAAGELLRGQLMVSQQGGDGALSAATGVQIPGVLDDLYADAAADADLGVTFRGNKPTFRLWAPTAQSVTLLTWDGPTGHTARDEGTPTRHEATRDAASGVWEVAGKRDLTGDEFLWEVVVYAPETGAIETNLVTDPYSHALTTNSVRSVAVDLADKEWKPRAWERTKAPVIDRPVDRAIYELHVRDFSLTDISVPEAERGTYRAFTRDSAGTQQLRQLADAGINTVHLLPTFDIATIEEDRAAQAQPACDLASYGPASAEQQACVEAIADADGFNWGYDPYHFTAPEGSYAVDPEGGARVHEFREMVGALHGMGLQVVLDQVFNHTAQSGQGEKSVLDRVVPGYYHRLNLTGGVETSTCCQNVATEHELAEKLMVDSVVTWARDYKVDGFRFDLMGHHSTANMQAVRDALDALTMKKDGVDGSKVYLYGEGWNFGEVADDALFPQARQGNLGGTGVGTFSDRLRDAVHGGSPVAGETVQQQGFGTGLGTDPNGNPINGTPEQALADLAHQTDLVKLGLAGNLRDFTLTDSTGTVRAGDELDYRGAPAGYAEQPDEIITYVDAHDNETLYDLSVLKLPTDTPMADRVRMNTLSLATTAFAQTPSFWHAGTELLRSKSLDRNSYNSGDWFNRIDWTGQESTFGSGLPRAADNEDKWPIMAPLLADPALKPAASDIAAAEAAALDLLRVREEVGLLRLGSAEQIQQKVSFPGSGPDAAPGALVMLIDDRVGADVDRRLDGALVAFNASPEPITQTLPELSGRGFALTPALANGADAVVKTTTWDAASGTLTVPPRTAVVLVEREPVATSVAAVADRLLVKAGQQVTVTARVSSADRSAPVGTVSVTDGSRVLATADVPATAKGRVSVKLPPLTRGIHLLRVSFTGGAGHGDSRALLPVPVIVF
- a CDS encoding malate synthase G, producing MDTTHTARQQRADLAVAEPILAFAEEALAAEGIDAAAFWDGVSALLRDLTPRNRELLAERDRLQAQIDDYHRAHPGRPDSADYRAFLERIGYLLEQPAPFGIRTENVDAEIATLAGPQLVVPLLNARFAVNAANARWGSLYDALYGTDAIPEEGELVPGAEYNPQRGAAVIAYGRRLLDEVAPLTRGSHADAENYRVANGVLRVTVAGQDVELQDADAFVGYTGDAAEPASVLLRHHGLHLDVQIDRAGRIGATDPAGIDDIVVESALTTIMDLEDSVAAVDADDKALGYRNWQGLVTGTLTAELVKNGRSFTRRMNDDRRYTAPDGSEFALPGRSLLLVRNVGHLMTTDAITDAAGESVPEGILDAIMTAVGALPDLRGDRAGTNSRTGSLYIVKPKMHGPAEVAFTVELFSRVEDLLGLPANTLKVGIMDEERRTTLNLRAAIAEAADRIVFINTGFLDRTGDEIHTSLQAGPVVPKAAIKAQPFLGAYEDANVDAGLGAGFIGRAQIGKGMWAMPDLMHDMLEQKIAQVRSGATTAWVPSPTAATLHALHYHQVDVAEVQRTVAERPPRGIDDILIPPLQTEPLGRDAVLAEVDNNVQSILGYVVRWIDQGVGCSKVPDINGVALMEDRATLRISSQLLANWLAHGVIDAADVDRSLEKLAGVVDAQNAGDPDYEPLLDDEGHGRGIAFESARRLIVEGAAQPNGYTEPILHEMRRRKKAALAAV